The DNA segment CCCAAAGTTGTCATGGAGTTGACCTGAAGGAAATAATTTTTACAGATTGAAAAAGCCTACAGCTCGATATCTCCAATGGCGAAAAAACAAAGACAAACCAACCGGCTCATCGGAGTCATCTCGGATACTCACGGTCTGATGCGGCCGGAAGCGCTGCGCGCGCTCGCAGGCGCCGACCTGATCATCCACGCCGGCGATATCGGAAAGCCGGAAGTTGTCGCGGCTTTGCAATCCATGGCGAAGGTGATCGCCATTCGCGGGAATAACGATCGGGGCGCTTGGGCGCGGAAATTTCGCGAGACGGCCGTCGTGAAAACCGGCCGGATAAAAATCCTTGTCGTGCACGAGGTCAAAGGATTGGCCATCGATCCGAACGCCGCCGGTTTCCGCGTCGTGATCAGCGGCCATTCTCATTCTCCTTCAATCGTCGAGCGCGACGGTGTCCTTTATCTGAATCCCGGCAGCGCCGGCCCGCGGCGGTTCAACCTGCCGATCGCGGTCGCCAAATTGCGTCTCAAGGGATCTACGGTCGGTGCCCGCATCTTGAAGTTGAACCCGTCCGCCGTCGCTAAAAGAAATCCTTGACTTCGGCCGCGATAGAACATATAAAAATTTAAGCCTTTTAAACCAATCCGGTGAGATTGGCAAAGGTCTCATGAAAACTCAAAATCTAATCCATCAGTACGCCCGAAGACCTGCGTGGTGACTCCCGGAGGTCTTTTTTTATTTTATGGAAACGGAGAAACGCGTCTTGCTCGAGAACGAAGAGGTTCAAAGGACCATCAGCCGGATGGCGCATGAAATCGTCGAGAAGAGCGGCGCGGAAAGCCTCGCGTTGATAGGGATTCGCTCCGGCGGCGCGTATCTCGTCCGGCGCATAGGGCGAAAGATCGAAGCGCTGACCGGGAATTCGCCGGCCGTCGGGGTGGTCGACGTCACGGCGTATCGCGACGATATTGAGAAGCATCCGGGCGAGCGATCGGCGCGCATGGATGTGCCGGTCGCCGTGGATCAGCGGACGGTGGTGCTGGTTGACGACGTGATCAATACCGGGCGGACGATTCGGGCGGCGCTGGAAATGCTCGGCCACGCGGGCAAGCCGAAGAAGATCCTGGTCGCGACCTTGGTCGATCGGGGCGACCGCGAGCTGCCGATCCGGGCCGACATCGTCGGCAAAAACGTGCAAGTCGAAGAATCGGAACGGGTGAATGTTTTGCTTCAAGAGTCGGACGGAGGCGATGTCGTAACCGTGACGAAACATTCGCCAAGAAAATAAAATCGCAAGCGATCCATGAAGTTCGATATGCCGTCTTCAAAACCAGGCCTGATTTCGATCGAAGATTTGAGCGACCGCGAGATCGAAGAGATTTTCGCCCTGGCCGATACGATGCTGCCCGAGAACCGGAACCCTTCCGAGGCGCGCGCGCTCGGCGGCAAGATCATGGCGACGCTCTTTTATGAGCCGAGCACGAGAACGCGGCTTTCTTTCGAATCGGCGATGCAGCGGCTCGGCGGCTCGGTGATCAGTTGCCCGGACATGAAAAGCTCCTCGGCCGCCAAGGGCGAGACCATCGCCGACACCGCGAGGGTCGTTTCCAGTTATGCCGATGTCTTGGTCGTACGCCATTACTGGGACGGCGCGGCGCAAGCGATGGCGGAGTATGCGAGCGTTCCCGTGATCAACGCCGGCGACGGCAGCCACGAGCATCCGACGCAAACGCTCGGCGACCTCTATACGCTCAAGAAAG comes from the Candidatus Binatia bacterium genome and includes:
- the pyrR gene encoding bifunctional pyr operon transcriptional regulator/uracil phosphoribosyltransferase PyrR, whose translation is METEKRVLLENEEVQRTISRMAHEIVEKSGAESLALIGIRSGGAYLVRRIGRKIEALTGNSPAVGVVDVTAYRDDIEKHPGERSARMDVPVAVDQRTVVLVDDVINTGRTIRAALEMLGHAGKPKKILVATLVDRGDRELPIRADIVGKNVQVEESERVNVLLQESDGGDVVTVTKHSPRK
- a CDS encoding metallophosphoesterase family protein is translated as MAKKQRQTNRLIGVISDTHGLMRPEALRALAGADLIIHAGDIGKPEVVAALQSMAKVIAIRGNNDRGAWARKFRETAVVKTGRIKILVVHEVKGLAIDPNAAGFRVVISGHSHSPSIVERDGVLYLNPGSAGPRRFNLPIAVAKLRLKGSTVGARILKLNPSAVAKRNP